A genome region from Triticum aestivum cultivar Chinese Spring chromosome 2B, IWGSC CS RefSeq v2.1, whole genome shotgun sequence includes the following:
- the LOC123044100 gene encoding uncharacterized protein — MAIPEELRRYWLPILLAAAGFLFQLLVLPKSFPPSHYDALGIQRFAPVEKVVEAYEVLSKEWLAETNDRSTVDIIKIRYAYELLTNPVWKRDYDLFGLDHHTDIFERVKEQYQKEHFLKIDLPLLKDSLIHSTSHAFNVITRDSLMSAIAEDYPLLIQVYSKGSPRCAQFFEYWKQIDTRLDGVANTAMVELGDVQLAGYFAEKRFSQQPFFRNGIPALVAYPANCRSPSCYMRYPGELTVDSVVNWVASSIVGLPRILYYSKETLGPQFIGKSSHHKVKAIFFSSTGERAAPFLRQAAQEYSSYASFAFVLWKEEESQIWWNSLGVESAPALVFLKGPGAKPVVYHGTFSKSEFTEIMEEHKHQELQQLRSDTSLDLGCDARGHSRAGKEIMIWYCVIAAGRPGVELSKKRQILRKAQDQLLSAAGESATGNLENLVEVASAAAALKDDRLTFVWLDGELQKKICAFYLATDYHGACGPRGFEDDNDKPEVFIVRFQRNATYEALKADKKNNLIETLQGQDTPDASQLVARYNGPDEILEINKWVSQIIKDGDTREIPYFTSKVPDLVPEETNKEWLSGTKGIRSAGKSLKERVQNSGFSFRDYLTDPRIGPALLMLACISWGTIWFKSIQSAQKTPKDEAPKDKTNKRRRPKLSTTLFGQPESSADPEPRDARQWEIEDSDSD; from the exons ATGGCGATTCCGGAGGAGCTGCGCCGCTACTGGCTGCcgatcctcctcgccgccgccggcttcctctTCCAGCTCCTCGTCCTGCCCAAATCCTTTCCGCCCTCCCACTACGACG CGCTCGGAATCCAGAGGTTTGCGCCGGTGGAGAAGGTGGTCGAGGCCTACGAGGTGCTCTCCAAGGAGTG GCTTGCTGAAACAAATGACCGGTCAACTGTTGATATTATAAAG ATCCGTTATGCGTATGAGCTGTTGACAAATCCAGTTTGGAAGCGGGACTATGATCTTTTTGGTCTGGATCATCATACG GATATCTTCGAGAGAGTCAAAGAACAATATCAAAAAGAACACTTCCTGAAAATAGATCTACCTTTGTTAAAAGATTCTTTAATTC ATTCAACCAGTCATGCCTTCAATGTAATCACACGTGACTCATTGATGTCTGCTATTGCTGAAGATTACCCGTTGCTCATACAG GTTTATTCAAAGGGGAGTCCTCGCTGCGCTCAATTTTTTGAGTACTGGAAGCAAATTG ACACTCGACTGGATGGCGTGGCCAACACTGCTATGGTAGAACTTGGTGATGTGCAACTGGCGGGGTATTTTGCAGAAAAAAGGTTCTCTCAACAGCCATTTTTCCGCAATG GTATACCAGCTCTTGTTGCATATCCTGCTAACTGCAGAAGTCCATCCTGTTATATGAG GTACCCAGGTGAGCTAACTGTGGATTCTGTTGTCAACTGGGTGGCATCATCAATTGTTGGTTTACCTCGGATCTTGTACTATTCAAAGGAGACACTG GGACCCCAGTTCATTGGGAAGAGTAGCCATCATAAG GTCAAGGCTATCTTTTTCTCAAGCACTGGGGAGCGTGCGGCTCCATTCCTTCGCCAAGCTGCCCAAGAGTATTCGAGCTATGCATCTTTTGCATTTGTCCTATGGAAAGAAGAGGAATCCCAGATCTGGTGGAATTC ATTAGGAGTGGAATCGGCTCCTGCACTTGTTTTCTTGAAGGGGCCAGGTGCCAAGCCTGTTGTATACCATG GAACTTTTAGTAAGTCCGAGTTCACAGAGATAATGGAGGAGCATAAGCACCAAG AACTCCAGCAGCTAAGAAGTGACACATCTTTGGATCTTGGTTGTGATGCTAGAGGTCATTCACGCGCTGGGAAAGAAATAATGATATGGTATTGTGTAATAGCTGCAGGTCGCCCTGGTGTAGAATTAAGTAAAAAGAGACAA ATTTTGAGGAAGGCCCAGGACCAACTACTCAGTGCTGCTGGTGAAAGTGCTACTGGGAATTTGGAAAATTTAGTAGAGGTAGCAAGTGCTGCAGCTGCCTTAAAAGATGACAGGCTGACCTTTGTTTGGTTGGATGGAGAATTACAGAAG AAAATTTGTGCCTTCTACCTTGCCACTGATTACCATGGAGCCTGTGGTCCTAGAGGTTTTGAAGATGACAATGATAAGCCTGAAGTATTCATTGTCCGTTTCCAAAGAAATGCAACATACGAGGCATTGAAAGCCGACAAAAAGAATAATCTTATAGAGACTCTCCAAGGACAGGACACTCCTGATGCCTCCCAGCTAGTGGCTAGGTATAATGGCCCGGATGAAATTCTGGAG ATAAACAAGTGGGTCTCTCAGATTATCAAAGATGGAGACACTAGAGAAATTCCTTACTTT ACTTCAAAGGTACCAGATCTTGTACCCGAAGAAACAAATAAGGAATGGTTAAGCGGTACCAAAGGTATCCGCTCGGCAGGGAAAAGTTTAAAAGAGAGGGTTCAGAACAGTGGCTTCAGTTTCAGAGATTACTTAACTGACCCAAGGATTGGTCCAGCTTTGCTGATGCTTGCATGCATTTCATGGGGAACAATATGGTTCAAGAGTATCCAATCAGCTCAGAAGACTCCAAAG GACGAAGCTCCTAAAGACAAGACCAACAAACGTCGCCGTCCGAAGCTTAGCACGACACTCTTTGGTCAACCTGAATCCAGCGCGGATCCTGAACCCAGAGATGCTCGTCAGTGGGAGATAGAGGACTCAGATTCAGACTGA